From Orcinus orca chromosome 3, mOrcOrc1.1, whole genome shotgun sequence, a single genomic window includes:
- the RFESD gene encoding Rieske domain-containing protein: protein MDPDGSEQDPETKKYSSVCVGREEDIKKSERMTAVVHDREVVIFYHRGEYHAMDIRCYHSGGPLHLGEIEEFDGRPCIVCPWHKYKITLATGEGLYQSINPKDPSAKPKWCSKGIKQRIHTVTVDNGNIYVTLSNEPFRCDSDFYATGIFKVIQSSS, encoded by the exons ATGGATCCTGATGGCTCTGAGCAAGATCCTGAAACGAAGAAATATTCTTCTGTCTGTGTTGGCAGagaagaagatattaaaaaatctgaaagaatgacAGCTGTTGTCCATGACAGAGAAGTGGTCATTTTCTACCACAGAGGAGAATATCATGCTATGGATATTCGCTGTTAcc ACTCAGGAGGACCTTTACATTTAGGAGAAATAGAG GAATTTGATGGACGACCATGTATAGTTTGCCCCTGGCATAAATACAAAATTACTTTGGCCACAGGAGAAGGACTGTATCAGTCTATAAACCCTAAAGATCCATCAGCAAAGCCCAAGTGGTGCTCCAAAGGAATAAAGCAAAGGATTCACACGGTGACAGTGGACAATGGGAATATTTATGTGACTCTTTCTAACGAGCCTTTTAGGTGTGACTCTGATTTTTATGCCACTGGAATCTTCAAAGTAATTCAGAGTTCTTCCTGA